A stretch of Bacteroidota bacterium DNA encodes these proteins:
- the glnD gene encoding [protein-PII] uridylyltransferase has translation MQSLQQYGEQIFNPFDTGFLMVRHLANQFGKDLVKAYRQIPELDGTALIALGGFGRREMCPNSDVDVLILVPDGMDKTRLENGIRALFNPLWNHGLKIGHAVRTLAEAQQAMTMDLETLTTSLDSRFLDGNAGLATRFDESIDRFLNTNKNQTFLYELVKNYNTSLAQYGGSVNLLEPNVKKSPGTLRDVHFLGWMVLLTSEGQRLFARRSTDDETQTERVLLRLYKLGMIDETQYRHVFEATDFMLKTRFALHLADQRSTDQLGFNQQPAVAGRLGLRGEDNKELCEALMRKYYLHARKIFRLSRTFIQQTEEFCRPPYSDLDEQLDGGFTIRNNRIHWGRVSQESSILAEFTRAPWLQMMAFYYQADYGFPFSDMLRSAITQSYELITEEFQANPRVVHLFRKILVAKNCSYALKNMLELGVLNRFIPEYGPLVGLYQRNAYHWYTADYHTLVAIEKLEQSVKRYPAVHRVRQQLERQELLILSIIFHDIGKGFDIANHSIVGMDVAQQVMARWDYPQEEINLVCFMVEQHLTMELYAFRRNYHDPETLQSFINLFPDEEYLDILFCLTYSDLSAVNPTVWTEWKGMMLEELYRITRRAITSTSEKDGGQVLKESKDQKVESMIRHQTDPAVLAHIREFNHHNDYWLAFRPDEIARHASARKNGHKVHVDVGLFDGYQEITVITEDQEGLLYKLCGVISSLDNSIFDARVFTSPGGQVIDRFRVFPIADAPADPAMLQSQLTDRLEAVLTRNEPVEGQVDKFRKKWKRRFKPASLFEPEVTVETSGEFLIFDVYAPDMLGLMYQITRTFSDLHLPIQQAKIATRLDGVNDTFYVYQRHLPGGHSPEEFCRSITDRIGLLVKDFSLT, from the coding sequence ATGCAATCTCTACAGCAATACGGCGAACAAATCTTCAATCCGTTCGATACGGGTTTTCTCATGGTCCGGCATCTGGCCAATCAGTTCGGGAAGGATCTGGTAAAAGCGTACCGGCAGATTCCCGAGCTGGATGGAACGGCTCTGATTGCCCTCGGCGGCTTCGGACGACGCGAAATGTGTCCGAATTCCGATGTGGATGTGCTGATTCTGGTGCCGGATGGAATGGATAAAACCCGGCTGGAAAACGGAATCCGGGCCTTGTTCAATCCGCTGTGGAATCACGGTCTGAAAATCGGACACGCCGTCCGCACACTGGCAGAGGCACAACAGGCCATGACCATGGATCTGGAAACGCTTACCACCAGCCTCGACAGCCGGTTTCTGGATGGGAATGCCGGGTTGGCCACCCGGTTTGATGAATCCATTGACCGGTTTCTGAATACCAATAAAAACCAGACGTTTCTATATGAACTGGTGAAAAATTACAACACGTCGCTGGCTCAGTATGGCGGTTCGGTTAACCTGCTCGAACCAAACGTGAAGAAAAGTCCGGGAACGCTGCGGGATGTTCATTTTCTGGGTTGGATGGTACTGCTTACCAGCGAAGGGCAGCGGTTGTTTGCGCGCCGGTCCACCGATGATGAAACCCAGACCGAGCGGGTGCTGCTGCGTTTATACAAACTGGGTATGATCGATGAAACCCAGTACCGTCACGTGTTCGAAGCCACCGACTTCATGCTGAAAACCCGGTTTGCCCTGCATCTGGCCGATCAGCGGTCCACCGATCAGTTGGGTTTCAATCAGCAACCCGCCGTGGCAGGAAGGCTGGGTCTGCGTGGTGAGGATAACAAGGAACTCTGCGAAGCACTCATGCGGAAATACTATCTGCATGCCCGTAAAATCTTCCGCCTCAGCCGGACGTTCATCCAGCAAACCGAAGAATTCTGCCGTCCGCCATACTCCGATCTCGATGAGCAGCTCGATGGTGGATTCACCATTCGCAACAACCGCATTCACTGGGGACGGGTAAGTCAGGAAAGCTCCATTCTGGCCGAATTCACCCGTGCACCCTGGCTTCAGATGATGGCCTTTTACTATCAGGCCGATTACGGATTTCCTTTTTCCGATATGCTGCGGTCAGCCATCACACAGTCCTATGAACTGATCACCGAGGAATTTCAGGCCAATCCGCGGGTGGTGCATCTGTTCCGGAAAATTCTGGTGGCAAAAAACTGTTCCTACGCACTTAAGAACATGCTCGAACTGGGTGTGCTCAACCGGTTCATTCCCGAGTACGGTCCGCTGGTCGGCCTGTATCAGCGGAATGCCTATCACTGGTACACCGCCGATTATCATACGCTGGTGGCCATCGAGAAACTCGAGCAGAGTGTGAAACGGTATCCGGCTGTGCATCGCGTCCGGCAGCAGTTGGAACGCCAGGAATTGCTGATTCTTTCCATCATTTTCCATGACATCGGGAAAGGGTTCGATATTGCCAACCATTCCATTGTGGGGATGGATGTGGCCCAGCAGGTCATGGCCCGGTGGGATTACCCGCAGGAGGAAATCAATCTGGTTTGTTTCATGGTCGAGCAGCATCTCACCATGGAGTTATACGCCTTCCGCCGCAACTATCACGATCCCGAAACGCTGCAGTCCTTCATCAATCTGTTTCCCGACGAAGAATATCTCGATATCCTGTTTTGTCTCACCTATTCCGATCTGAGTGCAGTAAATCCCACTGTCTGGACGGAGTGGAAGGGCATGATGCTCGAGGAATTGTACCGGATTACCCGGCGTGCCATTACGTCCACTTCAGAAAAAGATGGCGGGCAGGTCCTGAAAGAATCAAAAGATCAGAAAGTGGAATCCATGATCCGGCATCAGACCGATCCGGCGGTGCTGGCACACATCAGGGAATTCAATCACCACAACGATTACTGGCTGGCTTTCCGGCCCGATGAAATTGCCCGTCACGCTTCCGCCCGGAAAAATGGTCACAAAGTTCATGTGGATGTGGGACTGTTTGATGGCTATCAGGAAATCACCGTCATCACCGAAGATCAGGAAGGGCTCCTGTACAAACTCTGCGGGGTGATTTCGAGTCTGGATAACAGCATTTTCGATGCGCGGGTGTTCACCTCGCCCGGCGGACAGGTGATTGACCGGTTCCGGGTGTTTCCCATTGCCGATGCGCCGGCCGATCCGGCAATGCTGCAATCGCAGCTGACCGACCGGCTGGAAGCGGTGTTAACACGGAACGAACCGGTGGAAGGTCAGGTGGATAAATTCCGCAAAAAATGGAAACGGCGGTTTAAACCTGCTTCTTTATTCGAGCCCGAAGTGACGGTGGAAACCAGCGGGGAGTTTCTGATTTTTGACGTGTATGCTCCCGATATGCTC